The sequence below is a genomic window from Oncorhynchus nerka isolate Pitt River linkage group LG7, Oner_Uvic_2.0, whole genome shotgun sequence.
GTGAAGACATCTGCAGCAAGACAGCATTGACTGGATCACTCGGCAAGATTAAGGCCTATTGCATTAATGTAAAATTACTTCCAAACGTAAAGTTTATCACCTTGGTCTTTTATCAACGAACTAAAATGTGAGACATTTTCAGACAACGCGTTTGAATGAAAACGTCTTTTTAGATAGCATTTCTGATGTGTGCAACTTCATCTAATTTTTAGACTTTCAATGTCATTATAAGCAACACATTTGGAGATTAACCTAAATAAACGGATTTAATTGCAGCTGTAGGGCTACAAATGCAATAGGAAAATAAGAAGTGAACTTTTGATTTAATGACACATCAAAAAGGGCCCGTCTACAATGCAAGAGGATGCGTGGAGCTTTATGGAGATGTTTTATTAAacgaaaataaatacatttgtttatACTTCcagaagacaaaggaattcaagACAGTCATACATGCAGACTGACATTTACATTGGTAACGGTACAGGTGCATGGGCGTATCACAAGCCTGGGTCTCGGAAATGTTGTGCGCCTGAGGGGAAAGGTCTGTGACCGGGGTCAGTAACAACGCAGGAAGAATGTGTTGCACGCGGTGCCTCGCAGACAGTCACAAAGCCTTCCGATGCGCGGCCCGTGCTTCATAGCGCACCGCTCTCCAACATCACACTGTAaatatgagaggagagagagtgttagCAAAATTCGTTAGGTCCTTCTTGCACATTTCTGTTCCCAAATAAAAGCACATTCAATGTAACAGACAACTTCCGACAGCACAGTAGGCTCTGCTGGCACTCCAAATATATGACTCTCGGACGACCTTTTGCGCTCATTCAGTTTTGCGTTAGGTGCGTTTTGGAACTGAGATATGTAAGGTAGATGTAAAAGAACTTAGATTATTCTTGACTTACCCGTGGAATGAGACTTGCTTTCTTCTCCACTGATAGACCTATCATGTTGTCTTGCTGCCCGCCTTCTAGAAGCCCCTCGAGCACATCAGCCTGAAAAAAGTCGCCAATAAAGATATTTAGAACCATCTTCACTATCAACCCAAATAAATATTGCATGGCATCTATTTCTCGACATTAGCTTGAAGGCGGAACGATATAATCGGCTACTTGACATTGGGCAAGAATGGGCGCAAATGCATAATGTACATAATAGATATCTTACATAGCTAATTTGAACACATAAGGTAAAAGTAGACTGTCCTCAATCTCCATCACAGAATAGTTACACATCAGTTGATGGTACAACATAAATAAATAAGTTCTGGATTGGTTTGAGTCGAAACAAACTGTTTTTTCCTAAAATCCTCAAAAAGGACAGAAAAATAAGTAAATGAGTAAATTTCACACACCAAATTTCTGGTGACATATCCCAGTGGAAATTGTTCCTCTTGTGAAGAGAGTATGTTATCGGGTGACATCTGCTCCTGGCAATCAAcactgaagacagacagacagacgcccaGGTAGAAGACTGCGGGGACCCTgatgctgtccatggtgctgaaaatctTCCGCTTGAACTGAGAGGATGAGAAACAAGTCGTACTTCAGCAAAGTTCTCCTGGCAACTATCCGTGACTTTGGtattattctctccctctctattttgCAGTTCAGGTCCTCACTCGTCTGCTCATGAGTGCTGCACTTGCTTCTGTTGTTGCTTGGAAACTTTCTCTATTTATATAGAACCAGCCCGGTGCTGCTCCCATTTCGCTCGAACGTCATCACCTTGGTCTCCTCAGACCGTGTTTTGCACGGATTGGGTGAGATGGGTATCTCGGTCAATGATATTAAACATTCCCACCACTCCAAGGAATTCAACCACCAGGGTGAAACTTTAGGAGCCGATCTATAGTAGTGGGATGTAGTTTGGGGGTGCTGCGATTTTTCAGGTTGGGTGGTAGGGATGCAGGTAAGAACAGCAGGCACATTGGACTACTTTTCATGATTGTTTAACTTAATGTATTTGAGTGTTTACCAGCATTTACCAGCATaccacctgtacactctcgttggctggccctcgcttcatactcattgccaaacccactggctccaggtcatctacaagaccctgctaggtaaagcccccccttatctcagctcgctagtcaccatagcagcacccacctatAGCACgtcctccagcaggtatatctctctggtcaccgccaaaaccaattcttcctttggccgcctctccttccagttctctgctgccaatgactggaacgaactacaaaaatctctgaaactggtaacacttatctccctcactaactttcagCACCTATAATTTTaaccatctataatttagcccaaacaactacctcttcccctactgtatttattaatttattttgctcctttgcaccccattatttctatttctacttcgcacattcttccactgcaaatctatcaTTCCAgagttttacttgctatattttatttacttcgccaccatggccttttttttgcctttacctcccttatgtcacctcatttgctcacatcatatactgtatatacttatttttctactttattattgactgtatgtttgttttactccatgtgtaactctgtgttgttgtatgtgttgaactgctttgctttatcttggccaggtcgcaattgacAGGCATTAGACTGgttgaaatctgtcctttggtctggagtccaaatttcagatttttggttccaaccactgtgtctttgtgagatgcaaagtagttgaacggatgatctctgcatgtgttgttcccaccgtgaagcatggaggaggaggtgtgatggtgtgggggtgctttgctggtgacactgttggtgatttattaagaattcaaggcacacttaatcatgATGGCTACCacaagcattctgcagcgatacaccatcccatctggtttgcactttcatttgtttttcaacaggacaatgaccaacaccttcaggctgtgtaagggctatttgaccaagaaggagagtgatggagtgatgcatcagatgacttggactccacaatcacccaacctcaacccaatgtagatggtttgggatgagttggactgcagagtgaaggaaaagcagccaacaagtgctcaacatatttgggaactccatcaagacagttggaaaactattccaggtaaagctggttgagagaatgccaagagtgtacaaagctgtcatcaaggcaaagggtgtctactttgaataatctaaaatataacatatattttgatatgtttaacagtGTTTtcgtttctacatgattccatatgtgttatttcttagttttgatgtcttcactattattctacaatgtagaaaatagtaaaaatatagaaaaacccttgaatgagtaggtgtgaaaacttttgactggtactgtatgttttccagtttaaaaaaaatactttgcCAATGCAACTTATTTGTATGTGAAAACTAAAATGGTCTAttattttattttccattttagtagacgttcttatccagagctggtagcttcattaaatagtacccgcaaaacaccagtctcaacatcaaca
It includes:
- the LOC135572329 gene encoding niq CART3-like, which gives rise to MDSIRVPAVFYLGVCLSVFSVDCQEQMSPDNILSSQEEQFPLGYVTRNLADVLEGLLEGGQQDNMIGLSVEKKASLIPRCDVGERCAMKHGPRIGRLCDCLRGTACNTFFLRCY